The following proteins come from a genomic window of Leptospira bandrabouensis:
- a CDS encoding efflux RND transporter permease subunit has translation MIKDFIETALKNRITTLIAAAIAVLFGLWAWIDIRKEAYSDIADTQVRLIAKFPGKAAVEVEERVTLPIERVLNAIPKVAVRRSRTINGLVVFQFVFEDGTDDYFARMRLMERVADADIPEDVHPALGPMSSPVGEIYRYVVESSENHTPMELRTIQDWIVMPKMLQIPGIADVVTFGGLPKQYHVVTSPDKLIRYKLTIGDVIKAIQENNLNTGGNLLLQGEQGFPIRSLGAIRDPKHIENIVVKTVNGVPVFIRDLGSVEISHPIPSGVLGYTVQNDEEGLIDVDSSVQGLVAMRRWGDPNEMGERIREKVKEINENYLPKGVQLRNTYDRTDLVNYTLRTIGKTLVEGVVVVSLVLIFFIGSVKASLVVVATIPFAMLFAFLLMNMTGIPASLLSLGAIDFGIIVDGAVIMVENIMRRYRDATPEEKSHGILAFTRDAASEVGTEILFSILIIILAYLPIFSFERIEGRLFKPMAFTISFAILGALIFAMAVIPVLMSIIYKTYFESKNPGPIEWHNPVYDWIEVRYKRIIEFIVNRSKKAVKYTFSVVTIFLAIGMFSLGTEFLPEMDEGGFNIRIFFPVGISLPEARKFMPKIRQTIYKNEQVSVVISQLGRNDDGTDPLPPNRLEVLIGLKDYNKWKEKITKQELLLRMRNDLEATLPGARVSFSQPIMDNLSEAIMGTIADLAVFVSGNDLKIMRGIGNEVLKEIKEMKGASEYGIEQEAESPQLTININREAAARFGINVIDIQQMIEAAIGMQRVSTLYEGPSDIPPKTPARFGIVVRFSKDYRASKQAIENMPIISPKGERIPLSQLADIEVVDGPTMIFRQEGRRVVTVRTNIRGRDQGGFVSELQKRVKKKIKLPDGYEIRFGGQYENLSRVGKKLALVIPITILIIFGVLYMLYRNLKYVYVALACIPLSLLGGIYALLMRGYYFNVSGGVGFISLFGIATMAGVLFVSRTNHLLIEEPEITTKAAVKKAAVIQLRPMLMTMLLALLGLIPATLGTGVGSDVQRPLATVIVGGLFSAMCLVLTILPSLYLVVVGERKPNAKELEEMSHKKHIPFLDFVSEISEEPLEDDEEDDDTSKKKKKPAKKKKRT, from the coding sequence ATGATTAAAGATTTTATAGAAACAGCATTAAAAAATCGCATTACGACACTCATTGCAGCAGCAATTGCTGTTTTGTTTGGACTTTGGGCCTGGATTGATATACGAAAAGAAGCTTATTCAGATATTGCTGATACACAAGTTCGACTCATTGCAAAATTTCCAGGAAAAGCCGCAGTGGAAGTAGAAGAACGTGTCACTCTTCCCATTGAACGGGTATTAAATGCAATTCCCAAAGTCGCTGTAAGGCGATCAAGAACCATCAATGGATTAGTTGTATTTCAATTCGTCTTTGAAGATGGGACAGATGATTACTTTGCTCGTATGCGACTTATGGAACGTGTGGCCGATGCAGATATTCCAGAAGATGTTCACCCGGCGCTCGGACCAATGAGTTCACCCGTTGGCGAAATCTATCGGTATGTTGTAGAATCATCAGAAAATCATACACCAATGGAACTTCGAACCATCCAAGATTGGATTGTTATGCCGAAGATGTTACAAATTCCAGGGATTGCCGATGTCGTCACATTTGGTGGTTTACCAAAACAATACCATGTGGTCACTTCTCCCGATAAGTTAATTCGATATAAATTAACCATTGGCGATGTTATCAAAGCAATTCAGGAAAACAACTTAAACACAGGTGGTAACTTACTCCTTCAAGGGGAACAAGGTTTTCCCATTCGTTCTCTCGGCGCAATTAGGGATCCGAAACACATTGAAAACATTGTTGTCAAAACTGTCAATGGCGTTCCTGTTTTTATTCGCGATTTAGGTTCCGTTGAAATTTCACATCCTATTCCGAGTGGTGTTTTAGGTTATACCGTACAGAATGATGAGGAAGGTCTTATTGATGTCGATTCGTCTGTACAAGGTTTAGTCGCCATGCGTCGTTGGGGTGATCCTAACGAAATGGGAGAAAGAATTCGTGAAAAAGTAAAAGAAATTAACGAAAACTATCTCCCAAAGGGTGTTCAACTTCGAAATACATATGACAGAACAGATCTAGTAAACTATACTCTTCGAACCATTGGCAAAACTTTGGTGGAAGGTGTAGTCGTTGTTAGTTTAGTATTAATATTCTTTATTGGAAGTGTAAAAGCATCTCTTGTAGTAGTCGCAACCATTCCATTTGCAATGTTATTTGCATTTCTCTTAATGAATATGACAGGCATTCCGGCCAGTTTACTATCGTTAGGTGCAATTGACTTTGGTATCATTGTAGATGGAGCTGTGATCATGGTGGAAAACATCATGAGACGGTATAGGGACGCAACTCCAGAAGAAAAATCACATGGAATTTTAGCATTTACTCGAGATGCTGCATCAGAAGTGGGAACGGAAATCCTATTTTCAATTTTAATCATTATTTTAGCTTATCTTCCCATTTTTTCTTTTGAAAGAATTGAAGGTCGTTTGTTTAAACCTATGGCATTTACAATTTCCTTTGCCATCTTAGGCGCGTTAATTTTTGCGATGGCAGTGATTCCTGTACTCATGTCCATCATTTACAAAACTTATTTTGAATCGAAAAATCCAGGTCCCATTGAATGGCATAACCCGGTTTACGATTGGATAGAAGTTCGTTACAAACGAATCATCGAATTCATTGTAAATAGATCCAAAAAAGCTGTGAAGTATACTTTCAGTGTTGTGACAATATTCCTTGCCATTGGGATGTTCTCTCTTGGAACAGAATTCCTTCCCGAAATGGATGAAGGTGGATTTAACATTCGTATCTTTTTCCCAGTAGGTATTTCCTTACCGGAAGCAAGAAAGTTCATGCCTAAAATCAGACAAACGATTTATAAAAATGAACAAGTGAGTGTGGTCATTTCCCAGTTAGGAAGAAACGATGATGGAACAGACCCACTTCCTCCAAACCGATTAGAGGTTCTAATTGGTTTAAAAGATTATAATAAATGGAAGGAAAAAATCACCAAACAGGAGTTACTCCTAAGAATGAGAAATGATTTGGAAGCAACACTTCCTGGTGCCCGAGTCAGTTTCTCCCAGCCAATTATGGATAACCTTTCCGAAGCCATTATGGGTACCATTGCCGACCTTGCCGTATTTGTTTCCGGAAATGACCTAAAAATTATGCGCGGAATCGGTAACGAAGTTCTTAAAGAGATTAAGGAAATGAAGGGAGCCAGTGAATATGGGATTGAGCAAGAAGCGGAAAGTCCTCAATTAACGATTAATATCAATCGTGAAGCGGCAGCACGATTTGGAATTAATGTTATAGATATCCAACAGATGATTGAAGCTGCGATTGGAATGCAACGAGTGAGTACCTTATACGAAGGTCCTTCCGATATTCCACCAAAAACTCCGGCTCGATTTGGAATTGTAGTTCGATTTTCAAAAGATTATCGTGCTTCTAAACAAGCGATTGAAAATATGCCAATCATTTCGCCAAAAGGAGAAAGGATTCCACTTTCGCAATTAGCAGATATAGAAGTGGTTGATGGTCCTACCATGATTTTCCGACAAGAGGGACGTCGGGTCGTAACGGTTCGAACTAACATTCGTGGCCGTGACCAAGGAGGTTTTGTCTCCGAACTCCAAAAACGAGTAAAGAAAAAAATCAAACTTCCTGATGGATATGAAATTAGGTTTGGAGGACAATACGAAAACTTATCACGTGTTGGTAAAAAGTTAGCACTTGTTATACCAATTACTATCCTCATTATTTTTGGTGTTCTCTATATGTTATATAGGAACCTCAAATATGTTTATGTTGCCTTGGCATGTATACCGCTTTCCTTATTAGGTGGAATTTATGCCTTATTAATGAGAGGATATTACTTTAACGTTTCCGGTGGTGTGGGTTTTATTTCTCTCTTTGGAATTGCTACGATGGCAGGAGTATTGTTTGTTTCTAGAACCAATCACTTGTTAATTGAAGAGCCAGAGATCACAACAAAAGCTGCCGTAAAAAAAGCCGCGGTGATCCAGCTTAGACCAATGCTTATGACCATGTTACTGGCATTACTTGGACTCATTCCTGCAACGTTAGGAACAGGTGTTGGATCCGACGTACAAAGACCACTGGCAACCGTGATTGTGGGAGGATTATTCTCTGCAATGTGCCTTGTGTTAACCATCCTCCCTTCCTTATATTTAGTGGTTGTGGGCGAAAGGAAACCAAATGCAAAAGAACTTGAAGAGATGAGTCACAAAAAACATATCCCTTTTCTCGACTTTGTAAGTGAAATTAGTGAAGAACCTTTGGAAGATGATGAAGAGGATGACGACACCTCAAAGAAAAAGAAAAAGCCAGCTAAAAAAAAGAAAAGGACCTAA
- a CDS encoding porin, with amino-acid sequence MAKINFFKIPILLCGLFFYFSLDAEETKPQTIEPQTHLQNPLPASLKLGAFVDTYYSHNTNHPISKERQYATQAVRNDEFNINLGFVDAKWQEEKVRGRIALQFGTSVNTNYAAEANRDVSSNQNSVKHIQEAYVGFKLAKDTWVDGGIYFGHIGHESWISSDNWNYTRALALDYVPYYSSGVRLTTKFTDKFQFQFHVMNGWQNITDRNKDKSLGSQFKFFLTPNFTITANQFVGNEAPDHERKQTRFYNNTILEWKALDWLSFAISGDIGAQKAKESFQYEPWWKEINPTLGIYTNRESNVYNQWYHGTFWTSFRYDDLYRLSLRIERYYDPKQVLATTYTRNGFMTNGYTVTFDLLQWHPGLIRFEVTQKESMDAVFETDKNKHTRVERLFIVAASVRY; translated from the coding sequence ATGGCAAAAATCAACTTTTTCAAAATTCCAATCCTGTTATGTGGATTGTTTTTTTATTTTTCTTTGGATGCCGAAGAAACAAAACCTCAGACAATAGAACCACAAACACATTTACAAAATCCACTTCCCGCTAGTTTGAAGTTAGGTGCATTTGTTGATACTTATTATTCTCATAATACAAATCATCCTATATCAAAAGAACGTCAATATGCAACACAAGCGGTTCGTAACGATGAATTTAATATTAACCTTGGATTTGTTGATGCTAAATGGCAAGAGGAGAAGGTAAGAGGACGAATTGCTTTGCAATTTGGTACATCCGTAAATACAAATTATGCCGCAGAAGCAAATCGAGATGTCAGTTCCAATCAAAATTCGGTAAAACATATCCAAGAAGCTTATGTTGGATTTAAATTAGCAAAAGACACTTGGGTGGATGGAGGAATTTATTTTGGGCATATTGGACATGAATCCTGGATTTCTTCGGATAATTGGAATTATACGAGAGCACTTGCTTTAGATTATGTACCTTATTATTCTTCAGGAGTCAGGCTTACTACAAAGTTTACTGATAAATTCCAATTTCAGTTCCATGTGATGAATGGTTGGCAAAATATCACAGATCGAAATAAAGATAAATCTCTCGGCTCCCAGTTTAAGTTTTTTTTAACTCCTAATTTTACGATTACAGCAAATCAATTTGTTGGAAATGAAGCTCCCGATCATGAACGGAAACAAACCAGATTCTATAACAATACCATTTTAGAATGGAAAGCATTGGATTGGTTGTCCTTTGCAATCTCTGGTGATATTGGGGCCCAAAAAGCAAAAGAATCTTTCCAATACGAACCGTGGTGGAAAGAAATCAATCCAACACTTGGAATTTATACCAATAGAGAATCGAATGTATACAATCAATGGTATCATGGAACCTTTTGGACGAGTTTTCGTTATGATGATTTATATCGTTTGAGTTTGCGAATCGAAAGGTATTATGATCCAAAACAAGTATTGGCAACCACTTATACTCGAAATGGATTTATGACAAACGGTTACACAGTCACCTTTGATTTGTTACAATGGCATCCGGGTTTGATCCGTTTCGAAGTCACTCAGAAAGAATCTATGGATGCTGTTTTTGAAACTGATAAAAATAAACATACTCGTGTTGAGCGATTGTTTATTGTCGCTGCTTCTGTTCGCTATTAG
- a CDS encoding DUF455 family protein, with product MKVSEYAKHLLLAGSLEDKLLPPSRQWEEETEFTSIRMEAPGRSPKFQFSDKKVKIPRLEHLNLQSNRGLSLHHFANHELMAIELFAWALLAFPDAPRSVRNGFLKTIEEEQTHLKLYLNRMRDFGIDFGDIPLNYIFWKQLGQFKTLESFSAVMSISFEGANLDYAQIYAQVFSYFGDHLTSDIMITIFEDEVKHVKRGLRAFERSIPENGNHWDHYLSLIQFPFTPRRAKGYLYLPETRSLAGMNSAFIQSLGDYQDEYTGRVNLESVKKFGLGERILRKNRLDS from the coding sequence ATGAAAGTTTCAGAATACGCAAAACATTTGTTACTTGCCGGTAGTTTAGAAGATAAACTATTACCTCCAAGTCGCCAGTGGGAGGAAGAAACTGAATTTACTTCTATCCGTATGGAAGCTCCAGGTCGTTCTCCGAAATTCCAATTCTCTGATAAAAAAGTAAAAATTCCACGTTTGGAACATCTTAACTTGCAATCCAATCGAGGACTTAGCCTTCATCATTTTGCAAATCATGAACTAATGGCGATTGAATTATTTGCCTGGGCTCTTTTGGCATTCCCTGATGCACCAAGATCAGTTCGGAATGGATTTTTAAAGACCATTGAAGAGGAACAAACTCATTTAAAGTTATATTTAAATCGGATGCGAGATTTCGGCATCGATTTTGGTGATATTCCTTTGAATTATATTTTTTGGAAACAATTAGGACAATTTAAAACTTTAGAATCTTTTTCTGCAGTTATGTCAATTTCGTTTGAAGGTGCAAATTTAGATTACGCACAAATATATGCACAAGTTTTTTCTTATTTTGGTGACCACTTAACTTCTGATATAATGATCACTATTTTTGAAGATGAAGTGAAACATGTAAAAAGAGGGCTTCGTGCCTTTGAAAGATCTATCCCAGAAAATGGAAATCATTGGGATCATTATTTATCACTCATTCAATTTCCTTTTACGCCAAGAAGAGCTAAAGGATATCTTTATTTACCGGAAACAAGGTCATTGGCAGGTATGAACTCCGCGTTTATACAGTCACTAGGGGACTACCAAGATGAATATACGGGGCGAGTGAATTTGGAATCGGTAAAAAAATTTGGACTGGGTGAGAGAATCCTTCGAAAAAACAGGCTTGATTCGTAG
- a CDS encoding MGMT family protein: protein MSKVKTKSTNFYDLVYAVVKKIPKGKVTTYGHIALLLGSPRAARAVGYALNALKKEMEQKIPWQRVINAQGQISFRGDTFRASLQKKILQSEGVVFDLNDDRINFDKYGWFP from the coding sequence ATGAGTAAGGTTAAAACTAAAAGTACGAATTTTTACGATTTGGTCTATGCTGTTGTAAAAAAAATCCCCAAAGGAAAGGTAACTACTTACGGGCATATTGCCCTTCTTCTGGGAAGTCCGAGAGCGGCAAGAGCCGTGGGATATGCATTGAATGCACTGAAAAAAGAAATGGAACAAAAAATTCCTTGGCAGAGGGTCATCAACGCCCAAGGTCAAATCTCCTTTCGTGGCGACACTTTCCGAGCTTCCTTACAGAAAAAAATTCTACAATCCGAAGGTGTTGTCTTTGATTTAAACGATGATCGCATCAATTTTGACAAGTACGGATGGTTTCCATAA
- the thiD gene encoding bifunctional hydroxymethylpyrimidine kinase/phosphomethylpyrimidine kinase: protein MKKDFPITLTIAGSDSGGGAGVQADLKTFSSLATFGTTVFTCLTAQNPDGVSGISEISPDFVSAQLKAVAGYFPVKAAKTGMLYSANIIQTVSEFFYENPDIQLVVDPVMVATSGAKLLKDDAIQSLTKDLLPLAKLITPNLDEASLLLGENINQYDQLVPMAEKLFQKYKVPFLLKGGHLPNAKEATDVLFDGKSSYVFSKPFLKGKNTHGTGCTYSAAITSFLAHGKSLPEAVGSAKEYLHLTLEDEIKTGPIYHLNHFPEPIN, encoded by the coding sequence ATGAAGAAAGATTTTCCCATTACCTTAACAATTGCCGGTTCTGATTCTGGCGGTGGTGCTGGAGTACAGGCAGACCTCAAAACTTTTTCTTCATTAGCTACTTTTGGAACCACAGTGTTCACCTGTTTGACTGCTCAAAATCCTGATGGTGTCAGTGGGATTTCTGAAATTTCACCAGACTTTGTTTCTGCTCAATTAAAAGCTGTTGCTGGGTATTTCCCAGTCAAAGCAGCAAAAACAGGAATGTTATATTCCGCAAATATCATACAAACAGTTTCAGAATTTTTTTACGAAAACCCAGATATACAACTTGTGGTTGATCCGGTGATGGTTGCCACTAGTGGAGCAAAACTTCTAAAGGACGATGCAATCCAATCTTTAACCAAAGATCTTTTACCACTTGCAAAATTAATCACACCGAATCTTGACGAAGCGTCATTACTATTAGGTGAGAACATAAATCAATATGACCAACTTGTCCCGATGGCTGAAAAATTATTTCAGAAGTATAAAGTTCCCTTTCTATTAAAAGGGGGGCATTTACCAAATGCAAAGGAAGCTACAGATGTTTTATTTGATGGGAAATCATCCTATGTATTTTCGAAACCTTTTTTAAAGGGAAAAAATACTCATGGAACAGGATGTACTTATTCTGCTGCCATTACTTCGTTTCTTGCACATGGGAAAAGTCTTCCTGAAGCCGTAGGATCAGCAAAAGAATACCTTCACCTAACTTTAGAAGATGAAATCAAAACAGGTCCAATTTATCATCTTAACCACTTTCCCGAACCAATTAACTAA
- a CDS encoding sigma-54-dependent Fis family transcriptional regulator, translating to MTVKKFNPIQSIHEVATAMNSTQDPDGLLELILDRCIQICGVESGSLMLIDEKNGVLDAVTSRGMNQQLLRETKLKIGQGITGMAASTGKAKLVNDVSKDPDYIQVKEEIKSELVAPMIVEDDIIGVISLDSNRLNAFTAEMLEIVSVLANQAGQIFKNLQTIRSLEQRTKIQATLIEISKVVSSTLDQNEVFDSIMVTMEKSLRLEKGSIVLFNKDEGLLRIVAASGLSPEEIDKGTYQPGEGITGKVYESGEPIIIESVASHPDFLNRVGYLSHFKHDPHNVSLLCAPILSEQTMLGVVNAFIVQNKHTDLKSFLDFLQVVASIISQSIKIQNLVEEAKKEISRENIQLKRELKNKYKFGSLIGKAASMEKMFEKIQLVADSRASVLITGESGTGKEMIANAIHYNSSRSENPFIKINCAAIPENLLESELFGHKKGSFTGAVSDKKGKFELADTGTIFLDEIGEMDLNLQSKLLRVLQEREIEAIGSTKAKKVDVRIIAATNAELEQLVAEKKFRADLFYRLNVVKINTPPLRDRVEDIPLLMNHFLEKYTKDNNKVVKGISREASKLLLKYRWPGNVRELENVIERAVVLAQDEILNEEDFSDILASLEDLPEHTTEVTQLNHVETTSGAEPLDLGSGRLTPGQLDGLDGRAMEIVVSEVESRLIQYAMKKFRYTKTRVAKFLGINRNTLDKKIKELNIEY from the coding sequence ATGACAGTGAAAAAATTTAATCCCATCCAATCCATCCATGAAGTGGCCACTGCCATGAATTCCACCCAAGATCCGGACGGATTACTCGAACTGATTTTGGATCGTTGCATCCAAATCTGTGGGGTAGAATCGGGATCTTTGATGTTAATCGATGAAAAAAACGGGGTTTTGGACGCGGTGACATCCCGGGGGATGAACCAGCAGTTACTCCGTGAAACCAAGCTAAAAATTGGGCAAGGGATCACGGGAATGGCGGCTTCGACTGGAAAGGCGAAACTGGTAAATGATGTTTCAAAAGATCCTGACTACATTCAGGTAAAAGAAGAAATCAAATCAGAGTTAGTTGCACCCATGATTGTCGAGGATGATATCATAGGGGTCATCTCACTTGACTCAAATCGATTGAATGCTTTTACCGCAGAGATGTTAGAAATTGTCAGTGTCCTTGCGAACCAAGCGGGACAAATTTTTAAAAACTTACAAACTATTCGTAGTTTAGAACAAAGAACTAAAATCCAAGCAACACTCATTGAAATTTCAAAAGTTGTAAGTTCCACCTTAGACCAAAATGAAGTTTTTGATTCTATCATGGTTACTATGGAAAAATCTCTTCGTTTAGAGAAAGGTAGCATTGTATTATTTAATAAAGATGAAGGTTTACTTCGAATCGTAGCAGCTTCAGGTCTTTCACCTGAAGAAATTGATAAAGGAACATATCAACCCGGCGAAGGAATTACTGGAAAGGTATATGAATCTGGAGAACCTATCATTATTGAATCTGTGGCGAGTCATCCAGATTTTTTGAACCGCGTTGGATACTTGTCTCATTTTAAACATGATCCACATAACGTAAGTTTGCTCTGTGCGCCAATTTTAAGTGAACAAACTATGTTGGGTGTTGTGAATGCTTTTATAGTTCAAAATAAACATACTGACTTAAAATCTTTTTTAGATTTTTTGCAAGTTGTTGCATCTATCATCTCTCAATCGATTAAAATTCAAAATTTGGTCGAAGAAGCAAAAAAGGAAATTTCTCGTGAAAATATCCAACTAAAAAGAGAATTAAAAAATAAATATAAATTTGGGTCACTCATTGGAAAAGCCGCAAGTATGGAGAAGATGTTTGAAAAAATCCAACTGGTTGCTGATTCCAGAGCTTCTGTTTTGATTACGGGAGAATCGGGTACTGGTAAAGAGATGATAGCCAATGCGATTCATTATAATAGTTCTCGTTCCGAAAATCCATTTATCAAAATCAACTGTGCAGCGATTCCGGAAAATTTACTCGAAAGTGAACTATTTGGACATAAAAAAGGTTCCTTTACGGGTGCTGTTTCGGATAAAAAAGGAAAGTTTGAATTGGCAGATACGGGAACCATTTTTCTAGATGAAATTGGAGAAATGGATCTAAACTTACAGTCGAAATTACTGCGAGTTTTGCAGGAAAGGGAAATTGAAGCCATTGGATCTACAAAAGCAAAAAAAGTAGATGTAAGGATCATTGCCGCAACCAATGCAGAGTTAGAACAACTTGTTGCAGAAAAAAAATTCCGAGCAGACCTTTTTTATCGTTTGAATGTAGTGAAAATCAACACACCACCGTTACGCGATCGAGTGGAGGACATTCCACTTCTAATGAATCACTTTTTAGAAAAGTATACAAAAGATAATAATAAAGTGGTAAAGGGAATCTCTAGAGAAGCTTCAAAACTTTTGTTGAAGTATCGATGGCCAGGTAACGTTCGTGAGCTGGAAAATGTGATCGAACGGGCTGTAGTTCTTGCACAAGACGAAATTTTAAATGAGGAAGATTTCTCAGACATTTTAGCAAGTTTAGAAGATTTACCAGAACATACAACCGAAGTGACACAACTCAATCATGTAGAAACTACTTCTGGCGCTGAACCTTTGGATTTGGGATCAGGACGTCTTACTCCTGGCCAACTAGATGGCCTTGATGGTAGAGCTATGGAAATTGTTGTGAGCGAAGTGGAATCAAGGCTAATTCAATATGCTATGAAAAAGTTTCGTTATACCAAAACTCGCGTTGCTAAATTTTTGGGAATCAATCGAAACACATTAGATAAAAAAATCAAAGAATTGAATATCGAATACTAA
- a CDS encoding GAF domain-containing SpoIIE family protein phosphatase codes for MDSRRDDDRICLLCAEPQLPNGITRNGRFFCQTCDREWILEKRKIARIGKNILSSKEKTEFLLDNLSIFNSSMGLDELMQRFAELISVRLKRDKIAIFITNLELGEIKLAYYSSRQKTLQRAIKRITLDYDLSFGVLVETMAKGEPCFYKFSDQSHPFYDFYSKLTGTKSQLVIPILYANTAVGMLSIDYDLEDYSDYFEDQEILQLVVGQFAVSLRNSLIFSKSENQSKNFRSLHTAALTLSQLYLNNHDEMIRMILLTLSGIVESSLTCLIERTLESSKAKVFRLYRDLENYQIHTDTKTIEVEQMNPLLQIKETITMDPSTSANLEALGIEGKESMLFPLTLENGTNCIFILTKQESRFPNDEIEALNAFVSLARITMENANLYQNLSNKERLEKEIEIAKEIQSTLLPRNSPEAEGFSFGGFMVPARGIGGDYYDFILSPNRNELFICIGDVSGKGVAAGLVMATVRTILHSLVRVKDSPWEILNDINNYLYASYKEAITPRFMSMILLRWNLITGEVQYSGAGHGSFYHYHSDSNSLSVIETEGVILGIQPDISLFRNESKLRFDSGDTILLYTDGVTEARNADGFEFGESELKSNFFSFISLEPKNILERIYSELKEFVKEQEQHDDITMVAVRKI; via the coding sequence ATGGACTCTCGGCGAGATGACGATAGAATCTGTTTGCTCTGTGCCGAACCTCAACTCCCAAATGGGATCACAAGGAACGGTAGGTTCTTCTGCCAAACCTGCGATCGGGAATGGATTTTAGAAAAAAGAAAAATTGCCCGAATTGGAAAAAACATTCTTAGCTCAAAAGAGAAAACTGAATTTCTTTTAGATAATCTTTCGATTTTCAATTCTTCCATGGGTCTTGATGAATTGATGCAAAGATTTGCCGAACTTATTTCGGTCCGTTTAAAACGAGATAAAATTGCAATATTTATCACAAACCTAGAGTTAGGCGAAATTAAACTAGCTTATTATTCTAGCAGACAAAAAACATTACAGCGAGCAATCAAACGAATCACATTAGATTATGATTTAAGTTTTGGTGTCTTAGTAGAAACAATGGCGAAAGGTGAACCTTGCTTTTATAAATTTTCTGACCAAAGCCATCCTTTTTATGATTTTTATTCAAAACTCACAGGAACCAAATCACAACTAGTTATTCCCATTCTTTACGCCAATACTGCCGTCGGTATGTTATCGATTGATTATGATTTAGAAGATTACTCTGACTATTTTGAAGACCAAGAAATTTTGCAGTTAGTTGTAGGTCAATTTGCAGTTTCCTTACGAAATTCTCTTATATTTTCTAAATCGGAAAACCAATCTAAAAACTTTCGAAGTTTACATACGGCGGCTCTAACACTAAGCCAACTTTATTTAAACAATCATGATGAAATGATCCGTATGATTTTATTGACTCTATCAGGAATTGTGGAGTCTTCCTTAACTTGTCTTATCGAAAGAACTTTGGAATCCTCTAAGGCAAAAGTATTTAGACTTTATCGCGATTTAGAAAACTACCAAATCCACACAGACACAAAAACCATCGAAGTGGAACAAATGAATCCTCTCCTACAAATCAAAGAAACCATTACGATGGATCCTTCCACAAGTGCTAATTTAGAAGCACTTGGGATTGAAGGAAAGGAGTCTATGTTATTTCCACTAACTTTGGAAAATGGAACCAATTGTATATTTATACTCACCAAACAAGAAAGCCGATTTCCGAATGATGAAATCGAAGCACTCAATGCTTTTGTTTCTTTGGCTAGAATTACAATGGAAAATGCCAATTTATACCAAAACCTTTCGAATAAAGAAAGATTGGAAAAAGAAATAGAAATCGCTAAAGAAATCCAAAGCACACTTTTACCAAGGAACTCACCTGAGGCCGAAGGTTTTTCGTTTGGAGGTTTTATGGTACCGGCTCGTGGTATCGGTGGTGACTACTATGATTTTATTTTATCTCCCAATAGAAACGAACTTTTTATCTGTATTGGAGATGTTAGTGGGAAAGGAGTTGCTGCAGGACTTGTAATGGCAACAGTTCGAACCATTCTCCATTCCCTTGTTCGTGTCAAAGACTCACCTTGGGAGATTTTAAACGACATCAATAACTATCTTTATGCCAGTTATAAAGAAGCGATTACCCCCAGGTTTATGAGTATGATTTTACTCCGATGGAATTTGATAACTGGTGAAGTGCAATATTCGGGTGCCGGACATGGAAGTTTTTACCACTACCATTCAGATTCAAATTCCCTTTCAGTAATAGAAACGGAAGGTGTGATTTTAGGAATCCAACCCGATATTTCGCTATTCCGAAATGAGTCTAAGTTGCGGTTTGATTCGGGTGACACCATTCTCTTATACACCGATGGAGTGACAGAAGCAAGGAATGCCGATGGATTCGAATTTGGAGAATCAGAATTAAAATCTAATTTTTTTTCCTTTATCTCTCTCGAGCCAAAAAACATACTTGAGAGGATCTATTCGGAATTAAAAGAATTTGTCAAAGAACAGGAACAACATGATGATATCACAATGGTGGCAGTGAGAAAGATATGA
- a CDS encoding ATP-binding protein produces the protein MIAEIPTSITKIFESALSRMGTNLPKHWAEQKTKFLIAYSGGKDSSILVLFFKYLKETYHIQTPTLFYLSHGIRSIEKEEKELLQFIQSTGFPYFFVKKKFQNFLLN, from the coding sequence ATGATCGCGGAAATTCCGACTTCAATCACTAAAATTTTTGAATCTGCATTGTCTAGAATGGGAACCAATTTACCCAAACATTGGGCAGAACAAAAAACAAAATTTCTCATCGCATATTCTGGCGGAAAAGATTCTTCTATTTTAGTTTTATTTTTTAAATATTTAAAAGAAACCTACCATATCCAAACTCCTACTCTCTTTTATTTGTCTCATGGCATTCGCTCTATCGAAAAAGAGGAAAAAGAGTTATTACAATTCATACAATCCACAGGATTTCCTTATTTTTTCGTAAAAAAAAAATTCCAAAACTTTCTCTTAAACTAA